The sequence GCTTGTCAATTTCAAAGCCATACAGATTATTCTCAAGAATAAGAAGGACCGCCTCACGAGAGGAGTATCCCTCCTCTTGATACATCTTCATAAACAAGTCAAAGGCATATATTAAAACATGGCCTGAACCCATGGCATTATCCAGGAACTTGTATTCAATAAGCTGCTTGCCATTCTGCACCAATTCCATTTTTGCGGGCAATAAGTATTTAAGATCACCTTTAATACTACTTTGGGGATGACGTTCTAAATAGTACTTGCCAAGGGAATTATCAACCATGTATTTGACTACCCAGTCTGTTGTAAATAACTGAGTAGCTGCAGGAATATCGGCTTTTTTTACTGCTTTTTTCCCTGTAATGTTAACGACCTGATCGTGCAATTCAGAAATATAGTATTGGTATAACCAGCCAATAATGGACACCTGGCCAGACTTCGATACATCAAAGTCTTCTTCTGGAATTTCATCAACTAGTTTTTTAATAACTCCATTGCTGTAGTTAGGTACAAACAATAATTTCATATAGTTAGAAGTTTTTTCAAACAATCCTGGTAGCAAATTCGATAATTCATCTGTCTGCTTGATAAACAGCATCCCGAATACCTTATCTAATTGAGTAGGATTATGACTCATTAGAGCATCTGTAATCTGCGTACGTTCTTTATCACTATAGCCACCCAAATCATCCTCAATTTCCAGAGCATGGGTTATCATATCGGGCTCTATTCTGCCCTCTTCACTTGAAAGAACTCGTGTCCTACTAGGTAGGTAATCATTTACCTCCATAAAACGGATGGCAATAATCCTATTAAACCAGGTATAAGCAACTTCATCGATAAATTGATTCAATTTTTTGTCCCATTCCTGATTGGTATCCTGATTAAGTCGACTAACTATTTGCTTACGCCAGCCAATCGCCTTCCCCTTTAATGGGAAGTGTTCATTAGTATAGTACTTAACAGCTGCGGTGGAAATTGGTAGCTCATCGGCTATTCCTGTTTTATCAATCCCAAAGTTTGCCAATCGTTGCCGAACACTATCTATTAATTCTTTACGTGCATTAACAGCAAAATTCTTTATCTTTGTTTTATCCATTTTCTACCCTACTTAAAATCAACATTCACAATATCGTTTAAATCTATTTCACGTTGTAAGGACTGCTTCAACTGGTTAATATAGCTATCCAAATCACTATCACTAGTAATTCGCCATGCTTGTCCTTCAAGATCACTAATCTTAATTGTCTTTACCCGTTTAGTATGAACTACTTCATGGGAGATGCTTTCAACCGGATGAGGCCGCTCACTAGAATCATGTTTCGTTGCTTGTTCTGCCAATTCTTGCTTACGGCGTAAATCTCGAGCAATTTGTTGACTAGTTTCATCAATTTCCCGTTGTAGCTGATCGGCATCACGTTTCAGCAACTGGATTTGGTCATTTAATTCAGTGTACTTGCCATCATTACTCTTTTGTTCAGCAATTTGGTTATCTCTTGAAATTGTATCCTGAATCCGCTGCTGAAGTTTGTTAGCAGTTTGCTCTGGGAAATTAGCGTCTGCTAAGCGTTGTTCCAGTAATTGCGAGTAATTTTCACTCTTGTCCTGGTATTGACAATACAACTTATCAACTAAATCATTAAATTGGGTAGCAAAATCCTGATTCAAGGCTTCTAGTTGAGGAATGACCCGACTAATATTTTGCTTCTTAAGGCTTTCCTTAATGGTTTGTGCAGTTTTATGAACAGCATTATCAGAATCAATAAATCCCTTTGCTAGGTTATATCTATCCATGTAGTCCAACGATCTCCGCCAAACCGATTTCTGAGTATCAGAATGATAGAAATCAGAGATACCATTATCATCCATGTCTTCTAGCCAATCTTCTAACTCATCTAGGTGTTTATCAATCAAGCCATATGTTCGTTCACTATTATTACCTGAATTGGCGATTGGTTTTAACAATTCTACCCCCTGATCAATCAAGGCTTTCCCTGGGCCCTGAGGGAAGGCATCAAAGCCATTTAGTTCATTGATTTTTTCTTCAGTAGTGGTAACAATTTTAGCTGCCAACTGCTCAGTTGAATTATTATTAGCAAGAATACTACGCTTGTGTAAAATATCCTTCACAAAATCACGTGCAGCTTTCCTCTGTTTTTCTGAAACTTCCCGAACAATTTGCAAGGTCAACTTTCTTACTTGCTGTTTTTTCGTTAAGTAGCTAGTAATTAATTGAGCATTATTAACTGCATCGCCAATAGAAATCGGAGCATTATTAAATGCTAATTTAACCTTACCGTCTTTAAATGCCTTCGCTACCAACCAAGCAATATCTTCGTCATTATAGCCAAACGGAATGTCATTAAAGTGATCACGGATGTTTTCCATCGACAGTGCTTGCATCCCTTGATTAGTTTTCATCATCAGGTAATCAATCACTGCCTGAACCGCTTGTTGATTGTCATCAATTATCGTATTTGCCTCTTCACCGGTACCTTTTAACAGGTGAAGTACGTCTTTTTCATCTTTAATTGCAGTCAGATAACTCAAGTTGCGGTAACTAGAATCAATAACTTCTTGATAAGCATCATTTAACCTGCTTGTAATATCAGTATTATCATCCAGAACGTCATTTATGACGTAGATTGTGGAAGTGTTTAAATCATTTAAAAGGGCTTCATCAGCAGCTTTCTCCAGTTTCTTTCGCTCATCCATTTTACCTAAACGGATAGCACCTTCTTGATTATCAAGGTTTCCGGCAGACTTTTGAATGTATTGTTCAATTTGTCCAACACGGCGGAAATTAGAGATGTAACTGTTGTTGTCTGGCAGAACAAGAACCACCGTACTACCACTCTGAGCAGTCATTCGATATTGCTCTTCGCCAGCTGGGTTTAACGGCGTAACGATCCGTAAACTTTGATTGTTATTAGATCTCCCGTATGCCGATCCATCAATATAAATATTAAAGTTAAATACATATTGGTTACCCATATGCTTCGGCACATAACGATCACTCAGGTACTTGTCACCAATTAGATATCCACCAATCTTATTAATGATGTAGGTATCATCAACTTCGTAACTATTAATTGCTTCGTTGACATCCTGTTCTTTATCAGTTAAAAATTCATATGTTTCGACATTCAACTGAACGTATTTTTGAGAAATCAAAAGTTCCAATGCCTTTTTTACCTTAGACGTTAGGTCTTCACGATCAGTAAAAATCCCATCAATCAATAACGTGGTAATGTTTTCCAATGTTGCGGGGAAATTATCAAGATATTTAACCATGAACAGAACTTCAAGAACTTGCATAGCTAAAGTATCATGATTACTATTTGGGCAAACGGCATCGTTACCCTCAGCATTGGTAAATACTACTTGATGATCATGACTTAAGAATTCATACATTCCCCTAAAAAAAGCAGAAAAGGGCACTAAACGACCAACTTTATCATCTTCATAGGTAACTGTTGCTGCCTGAAAAGTAGCAAGCAAAGAACGCTCGCCATCTGACATATGCTTACCTTCTGCCCCATGTTTTCTGACTGCTCCTAATACCTCCTTAAGAAGGTCAAACTGATAGGGGATGAACGGATAATTCGTAATAAAGTCATTATCGTCTGCATATTTCTTACGACTGACCTGATCACTAAAATTAATCTTATTATTAATGTTGTAATGATTTTCTTCAAAAATAGCTGCTAACTGATCACTTGCCGTTGGCTTCTTAGCTAATAATCGTTTCTGAATAACTTCATTGGCATTAGCGGATGACATGTTAATCATTGTATTAAAACGTCCCTGAATCTTTGAAAGGTCTTCACGCTTTTGATTAGTAAAGTTAGCGGTAACCTCATCAATTTGTTGCTGGGAAGTTACTACAACCCATGCTTGACCAGCACATTGTGTTTGAAGTTGTTCGACAATGGTTTGTAGGTTTAACATCCGGTCTCCATTATCGCCGATGAACTGTCCTACTTCATCGGCCAAAAAGATAATATGATGATTATTGCCCTTCTTATCAAGGTACTTCTTAACCATTCCCGCAAACTCTTCAGGATTAATCGTGAAGTTTCCCATGTTAGATAAATAATCGGCAGCATTCCCTTCAGTCATCGATCCGGATTGCACTAAGGCTTCTTTAACACTATTTTTGATAAAACTAAAACTATTACGAACATCAACCCAGTGACTGCCAGAAGCTTTGTAAAAGGCGTCCTTAAATGCCTGATACTGACCATGATCATCTAGCCAACGTTCTAGGTTAGCCACAGACGGATTAGAATCATATCCCAGTTTTTCATTAAAGACTCGAAGAAAAACAGTGAGAATAGCCGACTTATCTGCTGCTGCATTAGCATCCGCTTTAGCATCAATGTTAAATAAGACAACATCGGTCGGAACTTGCTCTGATTGTTCAATTAGCTGGATAGTGTCTGGATCCTTAATTTTGCTATCATCCCTGAAATAATCAATTGGGCGCTTCCCAGCCACCGTAGAATTGTCTAGTAGGTAAGACAAGATCTTAAGGAAATGAGATTTACCGGATCCAAAGAAACCGCTAATCCAAACACCAGTTGCATCAGTTGGCCGATTAATACTATTAACATAAGCTGAAAAGAATCTTTTAAAGTGAGACTGAAGTTCATCAGTTACCACGTATTCTTCGAGCTCTTGTTTTTTTATGGTTTCAGCTTCTTGGCCAATCTTAATGACCCCACGAATATTTCGATTAATGTCTTTTGCAAAAATATCTTTAATAATCATTGTTTTCTCCTAAATTATTAATTAGGTAGATTGTAAAATTTAAGTTGAACATTTAAGTGGACAGAAAAACCCATCAAGGTCTTTAATGGTGTTACCGTACAATCCATTAGAAAGAAGGGCCTTGATGAGCACCACTATTTTATCATTCCAGAACCGTGTTGTCATTGAAACACTTCATAATGAAGGACGTTCCTTGCGATACATCGCTAACTACTTAGGCTTTAGTAAGACCACCATCTTTAACGAACTTCACCGGCTAAATAGTGAGTACCAGGCTGAGCTAGCGCAAACTGACTTTGAACAAAAGGTTAGTCAACGGGGGCGGAAGTCTTCGCTCACTAAAAACCTTAAACACTTGGTCGAGGAAAAGATTCAAGTCCAGAAGTGGTCCCCTGAACAAGTTGCCCATGTGGTTGGGATTGCCTACAAGACGGTCTATAACTGGATTGATCAAGGCTGGCTTGATGTACAGCTACCCGATTTGCCTGATCATGGAATTCGTCGTCATCGTGCTAAAGAAAAGCGTGGTACGTTCAGTCACGGCCGCTCCATTGAGGAGCGTCCTCATAAAGTCGAAACTCGCCAGGAGTTCGGCCACTTTGAAGCTGATACCGTACTTTCTGGCAAACGTAAAGGTCAAGCTGTGGCTACTTTTGTGGAGCGTAAGAGTCGCCTGACAATTGTTAAACGGCTCCATGGCCGCGACAGTCAGTCTATGACTCAAGCCGTACTTGAACTAGCTAGTCAACTTCAAGACAAGCTCAAGACGCTGACCGTGGATCATGGGAAAGAGTTCGCTAACTATCAGACAATTGAACGGCAAACTGGTACTCCGGTTTATTTTGCCCATGCTTATTCACCACATGAACGCGGTAGTAATGAGAACCGTAACCGAGTTTTGCGACGATTTATTCCCAAGGGACAAGCTATTGAAGAGCTGAGCGATCGCCAGCTGGTTCAAATCAATTGGTATCTGAATTCCCGGCCACTTAAATGTCTTAACTGGCGCACACCAATCGAGATCTTCCTGCTTAATTTACGTCATTAAATTCGTTCAAGTTATTTCTTGCAATCTGCCATTACTAAATTGAAAATGCACGATAATAATTTTGGTCGTTAGCTTCAACAAAAATTTGTAAATTTTGTTCATTATACTTACCGGGATAAAACATCACAACTGGATTTTTATCCAACACTTGATGCATTGTATTTAACACTTTGTGCGCTCTAATCAGCGGGTAAACCTTCCCAACACCAGTTATGAAAATCACACAATGCTGATCATCAATGTGATCCTGGACATACCTAACAACATCATTATGGTTTTCATCCATTCGCATCAAGTTATTAATTTGCTGAGCTACTTGATCGATTCCGCTTTGCTTTTCCATTTTAGCTAAAATCCGAAATGGGTCATCATCTGCTATCCCTTTTAATTTGTGAATGCTATCCAGCATAATGTCATACAAATCAAATACTTTTAGGTTAATTTTCATTGCTGTTTCAGACTTAGTAAGGTCATCTAAATTTGCACGCACTTTAGGTGTATCTGCAACATTGTACGGGTAAATATAGTACCCAACTTCATTTGACAACCCTTGATTACGTTGAAAATCAGGTTCTTGAATTTTCTGAATCAATTTTTCAAAATGTAATTGCTCATCTTCACCCATCAGCCTTGCCCTCCTAATGCGGTTAACTCCTTATTTAAGTGGTCTTGCTTCATTAATTTAGCTAGGTGAAGATCAATAAATGGTTGAAGGACAATATCAATATTCTTTTCACGTTTTAGCAATCCTGCATCACGTAAAATAGTTTTTAAGCTACCTCGAACCCTTTTGGATGTTTCATTTGTCCACTTAGCAATTTGTTCACTTTCCATTTGTTTTCTAGTTATGAACTCAATCATTTCACGTTCTTCCAGGACCTTGTCTCCAAGAATAATCTCATTGCGGTAAACCTCATAAACAAACTCATTTAGTAATCGATTAGTTAACATCATCGATAACAAAGCTACTAGTTTTTGATTGTTGACATCCAAAAATTCAAACTGATTAATTATATTTTCAGGTAGAGCCTTTAAGCGTTTAGTTAAATTTCGTGATGCTCGTTTAGCACGATCACGTGATGGCATTTCAAAGACATTGTTATTATCGCTAGCCTGTTTAATATCATCAAGTGTGTTACCTTCTTGATACATAGAAACACCTAATTTAAATTCACTGAACCACAACGCATATGAGGTTATTCCTGCATTGTAATTTTGTGTCATATTATTTCTCCTCAATTATTATTTAAATTAAAAAGTCCTCAGGCACCTTACACGATTATCACGCGTATCTATACCTGAGAACTAATACGTTAATCAAACTAATTGTTTTGTTAAAGCACTAAAGTACTTATGACCAGAATACAATACGCTCCTTACACCATATTGAACCTATAAAGTAGGTACAAAAATAGCTTTACTCTGACAAGAATCATACTTTATTATACCCTAAAATACCATTTATTAATATAATCTGAATAAAGGAAATATAGGGTCACCAAAACACTTTTAGTTTGAATAATTCCTGTCTACAAGTTTATAAAGCAATTGACTCATCAAATAGTAATAAACCACTTAAAACTAAACTTATAGAAGTAGGGATAGCAATGAAATTCAAACCATATATTGATTGATCCCAATAGTGCCAATATTAAGAATAAAGCCGATGCAAACTAAGATATCTTTTTAACTCGTTGAAAACCCAAAAATTTAGTAACGTAGTCTTAGCTATGACTACACTTGATCTTAAATCGATGATTATATTCCTTATCAAATGTTATTGAACAATACAAGTGTATTATCAATACTACTAAACAGTAAGCTATGGTGACTATATTCACCCTCTGCACTTTCTCAGCTAGTATTTATCTATAAAAGCACAACGGCACAATATTTAAATTATTCTTAAATTCCATCAT comes from Limosilactobacillus sp. and encodes:
- the brxC gene encoding BREX system P-loop protein BrxC, producing the protein MIIKDIFAKDINRNIRGVIKIGQEAETIKKQELEEYVVTDELQSHFKRFFSAYVNSINRPTDATGVWISGFFGSGKSHFLKILSYLLDNSTVAGKRPIDYFRDDSKIKDPDTIQLIEQSEQVPTDVVLFNIDAKADANAAADKSAILTVFLRVFNEKLGYDSNPSVANLERWLDDHGQYQAFKDAFYKASGSHWVDVRNSFSFIKNSVKEALVQSGSMTEGNAADYLSNMGNFTINPEEFAGMVKKYLDKKGNNHHIIFLADEVGQFIGDNGDRMLNLQTIVEQLQTQCAGQAWVVVTSQQQIDEVTANFTNQKREDLSKIQGRFNTMINMSSANANEVIQKRLLAKKPTASDQLAAIFEENHYNINNKINFSDQVSRKKYADDNDFITNYPFIPYQFDLLKEVLGAVRKHGAEGKHMSDGERSLLATFQAATVTYEDDKVGRLVPFSAFFRGMYEFLSHDHQVVFTNAEGNDAVCPNSNHDTLAMQVLEVLFMVKYLDNFPATLENITTLLIDGIFTDREDLTSKVKKALELLISQKYVQLNVETYEFLTDKEQDVNEAINSYEVDDTYIINKIGGYLIGDKYLSDRYVPKHMGNQYVFNFNIYIDGSAYGRSNNNQSLRIVTPLNPAGEEQYRMTAQSGSTVVLVLPDNNSYISNFRRVGQIEQYIQKSAGNLDNQEGAIRLGKMDERKKLEKAADEALLNDLNTSTIYVINDVLDDNTDITSRLNDAYQEVIDSSYRNLSYLTAIKDEKDVLHLLKGTGEEANTIIDDNQQAVQAVIDYLMMKTNQGMQALSMENIRDHFNDIPFGYNDEDIAWLVAKAFKDGKVKLAFNNAPISIGDAVNNAQLITSYLTKKQQVRKLTLQIVREVSEKQRKAARDFVKDILHKRSILANNNSTEQLAAKIVTTTEEKINELNGFDAFPQGPGKALIDQGVELLKPIANSGNNSERTYGLIDKHLDELEDWLEDMDDNGISDFYHSDTQKSVWRRSLDYMDRYNLAKGFIDSDNAVHKTAQTIKESLKKQNISRVIPQLEALNQDFATQFNDLVDKLYCQYQDKSENYSQLLEQRLADANFPEQTANKLQQRIQDTISRDNQIAEQKSNDGKYTELNDQIQLLKRDADQLQREIDETSQQIARDLRRKQELAEQATKHDSSERPHPVESISHEVVHTKRVKTIKISDLEGQAWRITSDSDLDSYINQLKQSLQREIDLNDIVNVDFK
- a CDS encoding DUF1788 domain-containing protein, with product MGEDEQLHFEKLIQKIQEPDFQRNQGLSNEVGYYIYPYNVADTPKVRANLDDLTKSETAMKINLKVFDLYDIMLDSIHKLKGIADDDPFRILAKMEKQSGIDQVAQQINNLMRMDENHNDVVRYVQDHIDDQHCVIFITGVGKVYPLIRAHKVLNTMHQVLDKNPVVMFYPGKYNEQNLQIFVEANDQNYYRAFSI
- a CDS encoding IS30 family transposase: MSTTILSFQNRVVIETLHNEGRSLRYIANYLGFSKTTIFNELHRLNSEYQAELAQTDFEQKVSQRGRKSSLTKNLKHLVEEKIQVQKWSPEQVAHVVGIAYKTVYNWIDQGWLDVQLPDLPDHGIRRHRAKEKRGTFSHGRSIEERPHKVETRQEFGHFEADTVLSGKRKGQAVATFVERKSRLTIVKRLHGRDSQSMTQAVLELASQLQDKLKTLTVDHGKEFANYQTIERQTGTPVYFAHAYSPHERGSNENRNRVLRRFIPKGQAIEELSDRQLVQINWYLNSRPLKCLNWRTPIEIFLLNLRH
- a CDS encoding DUF1819 family protein; translated protein: MTQNYNAGITSYALWFSEFKLGVSMYQEGNTLDDIKQASDNNNVFEMPSRDRAKRASRNLTKRLKALPENIINQFEFLDVNNQKLVALLSMMLTNRLLNEFVYEVYRNEIILGDKVLEEREMIEFITRKQMESEQIAKWTNETSKRVRGSLKTILRDAGLLKREKNIDIVLQPFIDLHLAKLMKQDHLNKELTALGGQG